The Deltaproteobacteria bacterium genome segment CGTACGTCAGACCGCGAATCTCGATGATGGCGGTCGTCACGCGAAAAGCCCCAGCGCCGCGCCGGCGAAGACGATTGCACCGGCCTGAACCCATCCCTTCGCGCCGAGGGGAGCGGGGAAGGGCGCCGGGCGAACGTGCCCATCGAAACCGCGCGCGACCATCGCGGAGTACATGCGCTCCTGCCGCTCATGGCTGCGGACGAAGAGCGCACCGATGAGCCGCCCGATCGACCGGATTTCGCGAAAGCTTCGGCCGCGATACCCGCGCGCGACGAGCCCGTGGCGCATCCGGCGCACCTCCTCGGCCAGCACGTGGATCGAGCGAAACGTCACGACGAGACCGGTGACGAGGGACGGCGGAACGCGCATCCACGCAAGACTCGCCCAGAGCCGGTCCGTGGGTACGGTCGCGGAAAGCAGCAC includes the following:
- the cbiQ gene encoding cobalt ECF transporter T component CbiQ; protein product: MSSATPHGPGPDERVRVLALLGVLAVCVATPASRHAALVMNILFLVCLGVAWRASWRAGGARVLIVLPVIAAVTLWLPFVPPPAPETPTVWLGLHIYPSGVHTAIGVALKVFAATGAAVLLSATVPTDRLWASLAWMRVPPSLVTGLVVTFRSIHVLAEEVRRMRHGLVARGYRGRSFREIRSIGRLIGALFVRSHERQERMYSAMVARGFDGHVRPAPFPAPLGAKGWVQAGAIVFAGAALGLFA